The Paroedura picta isolate Pp20150507F chromosome 2, Ppicta_v3.0, whole genome shotgun sequence sequence GGCCGGGCGCGGGGCGCTCGGCGCACGTGGAGCGGAGCAGCCAGCTGCGCCGGGCAGGGGGCGCCCCTTCGGTCCTTTTCTTCAGCCGCGTTACCGAGGAGGgagcaaggggagggaggggggcgatgCTGCACGGCTGATTCCTGGCCCGGCCGGCCGGCTCTCTCCCGCGGGAGCGCCGGGCGTGCCCCCTGGCTGGCGGCGCGTTCCCTGCGCCGTTGCACGTCCCCCGGTCGGCtcggctccccctcctcccaccaccccccccccgcccacccacccaccccccggctCGGCGTTGCCTCCGGGGCGGTGTATTTTTAGGTCATCGGCGGCGTGGAGGGCTAGGTAATCCCCGGGCTCAAGTTCCAGAGGGGGCGTGTCCCGGCCGGAGGTGGAGTCGCCGTTTCATTTAAATCCCCGGCTATAAAATGGGCTCAAGGCGAAGCGGGATCTCAGCGGCTGAGGCTCGCCGAGCAGCGGTGGGAGCCGGAGGCGGCACACAGGGCACCCCTCGGGCCAGCGTCGCCGTCCCCTTGTCTGCGCCCTCGCCCTGGCCGCCGCCGCGATGCTGCCGTCGGCGGGCGCGCACCCGTTGCAGGCGCTGACCCAGGTGGCGGCCTGCGTGCTGCTCCTGCCGCGCTTCCTGCTGACGGCCGTGATGCTCTGGCTCCTGGACTTCCTGTGCATCAGGAAGAAGCTCTTGCTGGCCGccgcggcggcggaggcggcggcccaGGAGGACGAGGCGGAGGCGGCGCAGGCGGCCGGAcacggcggaggaggaggcggaggaggcagCGGCGGCCCCCCTCCCGACGACCCGCCGCTCTGCGTGTCCGACTCGAACCGCATGTTCACGCTGGAGTCGCTCAAGGCCGTGTGGCACGGGCAGAAGCTGGACTTCTTCAAGGCGGCGCACGTGGGCGCGCCGGCGCCCAACCCGGAGGTGGTGCAGCTGGACGGGCGGACGCGGCTGCGCATCCTGGACTACGCGCGGGGCAAGCGGCCGCTGATCCTCAACTTCGGCAGCTGCACCTGACCGCCCTTCATGGCGCGCCTGCGCGCCTTCCAGCGCCTCGCCACGCGCTTCGTCGACATCGCCGACTTCCTGCTGGTCTACATCGAGGAGGCGCACCCGTCCGACGGCTGGGTCAGCTCGGACGCCGCCTACGACATCCCCAAGCACCAGTGCCTGCAGGACCGCCTGCGCGCCGCCGCCCTGCTCCGCGAAGGCGCGCCCGCCTGCCCCCTGGCCGTCGACACCATGGACAACGCGTCGAGCGCCGCCTACGGGGCCTACTTCGAGCGCCTCTACATCGTCCAGGAGCACACGGTCATGTACCAGGGCGGCCGCGGGCCCGAGGGCTACAAGATCGCCGAGCTCCGACGCTGGCTCGACCGGTACCAAAGCCGCCTGCAGAACGGACCCAGCACGGTGGTCGTCCAGGTGTAAGGAGGCGCCCGGGGTtggggacctgggggggggcGTCGCCGCCGTTGCCCTCCTGCCCGCCCCTGGGTGAGTTTGCCATGCCAGACGTGCCCAGAGACGATTCGAATCATGTTGATTTGCCGGACTCCTCGTGTAGACGTTCTCTTGGCGTCGTGTGAATGTgtgcgggtggggaggggaggggagaagcgtTTACGGGGGTCGTGGTGATTTCCTTAATGGAGTGTCTGGTCCATGTGAGTGTGCACGTTCCCGTCTAAgcgagcctccccccccccccatcttgcctGTGTGTTTGCGTGTGTCTGAGAGAAGGGTCTGGACATGCCCCGGGACCTCCTGCCGCCCTCCAGCCGAGCCCTTGGCTGGCATCTCTCGTGTCTCTCTGTGACGACCGGTTTCGAAATGGTTAATCCGAGGCCAGGAAGCCGAGTCTGATGATCCGAGATACTAGAATTGcaggcgggggaaggggggggaggctgcgAAGAGTGTTTTATTTATGTGGTTCTTTGAATTGGTTCGTGGGACACTTTTGTAAGGTGCTCATTTCTGTCTTTTTTATGAACTTTTTATAACATTATTAATAAAAGTATTGAATAAAAgtctggattttttccccccctgAGTGAAATTCGCTAAGCCAGCCAAATATCCCTCCTTTGCTGTCCAGGGTTATACAGCTCCTGGGTTCCAAGGATATTTCCTTGAAAGTTAAGGCTGGCCGAGAGACTTCAGTGAAACCTGCCTGCTTTCTGGGCAACCGTCCTCCGAAAGGAAGGAATGAGCTGGCCAGCTTTTAAGCACAATCCCTACTGTAGGCATGACTTGAGAACAAGCTCCATTTGACATTCACCCTCAGACTGGTCCACATCTGCTTAGAATGCAGTCCAAGTGGCAGAAGGTTGATGCCTAGGGGGCAAGCTCTGCTCTGGGGGAAGAAGTAAAAGACTGTTTGGGTGAATGAGGGAAAAGCAGGAATCTACAGAAAGGGATATTTCTTTCAGGGGAGCGGCTGGTGCATAACCCTTGAGCCATCCCCTACTGACCTGCCAAACCTTGGGAGGCAGTTCCCTGATGAACCGTCTCCCCAAATCTGttacacacataaacacaaacgccccccaaaaaacatgtATTATGACTTTTGAGAACTTCAGAGCCTGTTGACAAATTATCCTTGCTGTAGTTTGCAACCCAAGGTAGCTTGACTGCATATCCCTCCTAACTCTAGCCAGAACCAAAAAACTTGCGTGTGCCTCTTAACGAGGGGATGGACTCTCCCTCCTGAAGGAACGTACTTCCTTTGCCGTACAGAAACGCCATGCCCCTGTGTGCACTCTTGGTACCCTCAACCTCCTCCCTTTGCATCCTCCTGAGGATGTGGGCATTGCCCAGGAACGTGGATACTTGGAATTCAACTTTGCTGCTCTTTAAGGTACCACCTGAATCCATCC is a genomic window containing:
- the DIO3 gene encoding thyroxine 5-deiodinase, translating into MLPSAGAHPLQALTQVAACVLLLPRFLLTAVMLWLLDFLCIRKKLLLAAAAAEAAAQEDEAEAAQAAGHGGGGGGGGSGGPPPDDPPLCVSDSNRMFTLESLKAVWHGQKLDFFKAAHVGAPAPNPEVVQLDGRTRLRILDYARGKRPLILNFGSCTUPPFMARLRAFQRLATRFVDIADFLLVYIEEAHPSDGWVSSDAAYDIPKHQCLQDRLRAAALLREGAPACPLAVDTMDNASSAAYGAYFERLYIVQEHTVMYQGGRGPEGYKIAELRRWLDRYQSRLQNGPSTVVVQV